The genomic stretch ATCGATGGTGGCCTCCTGGCCATCTGACCCGGGCTAGCACGTCGGTTGAAGTTGCGTGATTTTTAAACAATAAAATATTGGAGAAAGAAATGGACATTATCGGTATTGGCTACCTCGGATTTGAATGCACAGACCTTGAGGCATGGCGTAGCTACGGTCCTGAAGTGATGGGGTTCGGCATCGGTAATAATCCCGATAACGACCCGGATTCTCTCTATCTCCGAATGGATGACCGTCGGTTCCGGTTGGCCTTCCATCCCGGAGAAATCGATCGTTTGGCTTACATCGGCTGGGAAGCGAAGGGGCGGCTCGAATACATGGCCGCGTTAAAAAAATTCAGGGATGAAGGTATTGAATTCCAGATCGGAGATGAGGAGCTATGCCAGAAGCGTGGTGTGAAGGAATTGATCCGTTTCTTTGATCCTGTAGGCTTTCGTCATGAGCTTTTCTATGGTCAAAAATGGACACCTCAGTCTTTTGTGCCTGGTCGTCGCCATGGTGGGTACCTGGCTGGTAAGAGGGGGCTAGGCCATATTGTCTTGATGACCCCTGAATACAATCGGGAACTCGAGCACTTTTTGATCAATATTATGGGGTTCCGCTGGTATGGCTCGGGCGCTGGGAAGGGCAAGACCGGCTTCTTCCGCTCGAAATTGAACGATTACACAAGTCACGATATCGCATACGGCCATGCTCCTGGGCGGATGGGGGTTCATCACATTGGGGTGTTTGTTAACAGCATTCGGGACGTTGGTGAAACCTATGACATCGTGAAAGAGAAAGAACTGCAGCTGTTAATGACGCTGGGGCAACACTCTCAGGATCCTCATGTCTCTTTTTATCACTACAATCCGTCAGGATTTGCCTTTGAGTGTATTGGGGAAATCGAACCCTGGCATGACGACGGCTTTGAGCTGAATCCAGAGGTTATGAGTGTCTGGGGGCATGAAATGGTGGGACCAATGTTGGGTTCCTTCATTAAAACTCCCGAGGAAGTTCGCGACCCGGATTTCAAACCATCAAATCAGTAGTCCCATGCGAATTGGTCGCATAGGGGACTTGGAGGGGAATGTAGGCTGGGCTGCTCTGAATCCTGAGACTGGTTGTGCCCGCTGGATATTAGGTGCTTTTTCGGAGTGGGCAGTGTTGGCCTCCAAAGGAAAGCTTTCTGAAAAGAATCTTTCCGCCGAGCAGCTCCAGGCAGCGAGCTTCACTCTACTCGCTCCTATTGAACCGGGTGCGCGGATATTCGGTGTCGGTCTTAATTATCTCGAACACCTAAAGAAACTTGGCTCTGAAGCGCCTCCGCATCCTCTCTCCTATCTAAAGCCTGATTCTGCAATGGTAGGCCATCGCGAGGATGTGCTTTATCCTGCGGTGACGGAACAGTTGGATTACGAAATTGAGCTAGTCGCAGTCGTTGCCCGTGAGCTCGCTAACGTTCAATTTCCTTCGTCATGCCTTTTAGGTTACACCGTTGGAAATGATGTCAGTGCTCGGGATGCCGGTCAGGCGCTAGGGCGTTTGGATCTTTTTACTCAGAAAGCAATGGATCGCACTACGCCCGTTGGTCCATGGATAGAGACTGCTGATGGGGTAGGGGGAGTTGGCCAGCCGGAGCTCCACTTGATGATGACGGTGAACGGTCAAGTGCGTCAGCAGGGAAACACAAGGGATATGATCTTCTCTGTTGACGAGATTCTTAATTATCTGGATGCGCGCTGTGTTTTGAGGCCAGGTGATTTGGTATTCACTGGCTCGACCTCTGGTGTAGGATTGGAAACCGGAACTTTTTTAAAGCCCGGTGATCTTATGGAGGCGCGCATCGAGAGGATTGGCGTATTAAGTAATTCAATCGCAGCGCGCAGACAGTTATCTTGTTACCGAAAGCAGGGAGCGCTTGGAGCGCCAGGAAGGAGCTTTGAGAGCGAAATTTAGTCATTTTTAAAATTATTGTTCACTTTTGTCGATTGCAGGCTTCCATGTTGTTCAGTCTTGGAAAAGTGATGTCAAAATCATATTCTTGATATAGAATGCTTGAGGTGACATATACTTTTCCAAAGGAATGCTTCGCAATGGCTTCAGAGATCACCAGTGAAATCACTGCAAAAACGTCCAAAACCACTCCAGTTACGGTCAAGCCCGTTGTTAATGCTATACGGATCTTAAGATTCTTGAGTGAGTCCTCGGTTCCAGAACGGGCTGTCGATATCGCTCGCAAGCTTGATATCAATCCTAGTACCTGTTTCAACATCCTCCGGACCCTGGTCAATGAGGATATGGTTGAGTTTAGTCCGATGTCGAAACGTTATTCGGCCGGCCTTGGCTTGGCAAGGTTAGTAGAGCAATTCGTAACACAAGGTCAAAAAGTTCAACTGGCGAAGCCGCTACTTGAGGCCTTTGCCTCCAGTTCAAGGGTCACTGTCACACTGTGGCGACGAATGGGGAGTGATCGGATTGTAATAGTGAGCTCTGCCGCGTGCCCTACTGATGTTCGCATTGATATGACCGAAGGGCAGAGGCTTCCTATATTGATGGGCGCTAGTGGCCGCCTTTTCGCCTCTCAGCTGAGTCTTGAGAGTGAAGAGGTCAGAACCATGTTTGAGAAGATCCGATGGGGCATGCCGCTTTCCTTTGACGAATATTGTGCCCAGGTTACAGAGGCATCGAAGCGAGGCTGGGCGGTAGATGATGGTTATTTCTCAATCGGTATTCTCGCAGTCGCTGCACCGGTTTATTCATCCTCTGGCACCATAGATTTTACCGTTTCCGCAGTTATGTTCAGGGGCCAAAAGAATGACAAGGAGATTGCAGAGCTTGGTGAGTCCCTCTGCAATTTGGCCCGTGAACTGGAGAACGTTCTGTTTTAGGCTCAATCTTTTACTAGTAGCAGGCTTCCGCCGAGCGGCCCGCCGCCTGCAGCAGTAACCGCTACGTCATGTTCTGCTGTCTGGCGTTCCCCTGCTTTCCCCCAGAGTTGCAGGCATGCCTCGTGTACATAGCCTAATCCGTGAGTTCTACCGCCGGAAAGCTGGCCGCCATTGGTATTTATGGGAAGAGCGCCGTCCAGGGCAATCCGGTGACCGCCTTCGATGAAGGAACCACTCTCTCCCTTGGGACAAAGGTTGAGTGCTTCTAACCAAATCATCGTGAGTATTGAAAACCCGTCGTATAGTTGTGCCGACCCGACATCGGATGGCTTGAGATCCGTTCGAGACCACATCATTTTGCCAACATCAAAAGCGGCTCCCTCGGTGAGTGAGACCTGGTCCCATGACCACGGTTGGTGAAGCGCTGAGCCTATTGCTTCAATGTGAATCGGCGAATTCGGCAAGTCCCGAGCTATGTCCTTCCGCGATAAAATGATTGCAGTAGAGGCGTCACAATGGACGTCGCAATCATAGAGTCGCAAAGGGCTGGAAATAACCCTGGAGCTCATGTAGTCATCCATCGTCATCGGGGTGCGATAGATTGCTTTAGGGTTGAGCTGGGCATTGCGGCGTGCATTTAATGCAATCTGTGCCATTTGTTCGGGCTTGGTCCCGTAATCGTGGAAATGTCTTTGCGCGTACATTGCCACGAGGTTGCTGGCTGATAACACATTGAATGGTGTGTACCATTGCCACGCGAAACTGTTGTCCCTTCCCTGCGTCTTGTTGCTGAGCGCAGAGGCGCCTTTATTCACGCGTCTCGCGGACGACTCAGTGATTGTTCGAAAAACAAGTACGTGGCGACACAGACCGGTGGCGATTGCCATAGCACCATTAATGATTCCTGCCAAAGGTCCTGGTCCTTCGTAACCTCCGCCGAACCAGTTCACTTTAAGGCCAAGAGCGTTCTGGAGGGCGCTAGGTCCGACGGGGGAGAAGCTGTTCCCATTATTATTGTCTCCGGGCCAGCACGCGATACCGTCAATATCCTCGCGCTGCAAACCTGCATCTGAAATAGCCTCTAGACAAGCGTCTACAGTAAGTTGCATACCAGATAAGTCGGACGGGCGAGCAACCTCTGACTGGCCGATCCCGGTGATGGCGACGTCTTTTTCGTACAGGCGATCAAACATCCTTACTCCTTAGTAAAAAGAGGCAGCCAGACGTCGTCTTCCTGCCGAAACCTTACCCTCACAGGCATGCCGATAAACACCTCATCGACGTCTACATCTTCGATGTTGGTAACAAAGCGGAGCCCTGGCTGCTCTTCCAGCTCAACGATCGCGATCACGAACGGCTCGTTCAGCTCTGGGGTCCATGGCTGCCTATTAATCGTGAAGCTGGCGATCTTGCCTCTACCGGAGACTCGCCGAGGATATACATCCTTGCTTACACAATTTGGACAGACAGAGCCAGGAGGGTGAAAAAATTGAGTGCACGAGTGGCAATAATGAATCAGCAGGGCATTGCTTTTGCCTCCTTGCCAAAACGCGCAATTATCGTCGTTTAACGCCGGAAGTTTTCTTGGCATTGCTGAGTTCCCAAAGTAGACCTCGATAGTCTGCCAAGCTTATCAATTGCACAAAAAATAAAAAAGTGTTCTAATTCAAAAAAGATTGCGATAGCCTAGGCTCAACATCCGATAACAACATCAATCAACGGAGGTTTCTCCAATGAATCGCCAACTTGACGGGAAAACAGTCATTGTTACAGGTGCTTTCGGTGTGCTTGGGCGGGCTCTTTCATCCGTGCTCAAAGATCGTGGGGCCCGCGTGGCCGGGCTGGATTTGAGTGCATGTCCCAGTGATTTGCAGGCTGAAGAAAACTTTTTGCCGATCGGTGGTGTCAATTTAACCGAGGAGTCATCCGCAAAAGATGCATTGGCCTCTGTAGCCGAAAAATTCCAGCGGATTGACTGCATTGTGAATGTCGCCGGCGGCTTCGCGTGGGAGACGTTCGAGCAGGGCTCGCTGGATACCTGGGATGTTCAATATCAAATGAATCTACGAACCGCCGTTGTGGCCACCCATTCCGCACTCCCTTATTTATTGAGCTCTGGCAATGCCCGTGTTGTAAACGTGAGTGCACTTGCTGCCCTCAAAGCGGGTTTGGGCGTGTCTGCTTATGCGGCCGCAAAGGCGGGTGTCGCGCGCTTTACCGAGTCGCTCGCAGAAGAGCTAAAGCATCGGAACGTGACTGTTAATGCGGTTATGCCAAGTATTATCGATACTCCGAATAATCGGGAGGCGATGGCCGATGCTGATTTCTCCACTTGGGTGAATCCTGAGGCCCTTGCGGGGGTTATTTCATTCCTTCTGTCGGACGAAGGAAGTGTTATTACCGGAGCCTGCCTGCCAGTACCCGGGCGTGTCTAAAAGTCTACAGAGTCACGGAGAATACAATGAGGTTGGTCACTTTTGTTGGGGAGAGCGGCATTGAAAAAGCTGGCGCGCTTATCGACGGCGGTCAGGCGGTCCTTGATCTCCAACGGGCCTACACGTTGACCAGGGGCGGAGAACTCCAAGCGCTCTCTAGCGTTCTGGCGCTTGCCGAAGCGGGCAAGCCCGAGCAAGATCTTGCACGCTCTCTCGTCGAGAAGGCTCCGTTTGATGCGGTTACAAGTCGTTCGGTAGTTCGGCTCCGAGCACCAATTCAGCCTCCGCCGCAGATGAGGGATTTTTCGTGTTTTGAATTGCACCTTCGTCAGAGCTTTGCCGCTGCTCGGCGCGCCAGGGCGCTCCGTACTCCAGATCCTGAAGCTACATTGAAAGCCATGAATACGAGCGCGGATGATCGCGTTATCGAAGTATTCAATCGCCAACCGATTTATTACAAATGCAATAGGTTTGCGGTAATCGGCGCCGACGATCATTTTGAGTGGCCCAGCTTTAGTAAAGCTCTGGATTTTGAGCTGGAGTTCGGCTGCTATATCGGTAAGCCGGGGAAAGACATTTCGAGGGACGCAGCCCGTGAACACATCTTCGGGTACACGATCTTCAACGACATTTCCGCCAGGGATATGCAGTCTAAAGAAATGGGCGGTATGTTGGGACCGGCAAAAGGCAAGGATTTTGACACCGCAAACGTTATGGGGCCTTGTCTGGTAACCGCTGATGAACTCGAAGATCCTTACAACCTTGAGATGATAGCTCGGGTAAATGGCGAAGAATGGGGGCGGGGAAATACGAGAGATATGCGGTGGAAGTTTGAAGACGTTATTACTCATGTATCTCAGTCCGAAACACTACACAGTGGCGAGTTTCTTGGATCGGGCACTGTAGGGAATGGCTGTGGATTGGAGCAACTGCGGTATTTGCAGCGCGGAGATGTTGTTGAGCTTGAAGTTGAGAAGCTTGGGATACTAAGGACCCAAGTTGGCACGGCAGACTGATTTGGGGCGAATTTGAGAGAGCTGTTGGCTGGGCTGGACAAAAGGCTGGCCGCGGTTTTGAGGGAAACCTGGCAGTGAGACGTTACTTTAGAGCTACGCAACGGGCGTTAGGTCAATGAGTGGCTCTGAAGACTAGACAAAAATGGAGGCGGATATGCTAACAAGAACTAATCCGGTGCTTTCGGACGGTACACCGGTTTCTGACCTGATCTACCCAGATACACGTGAAGTCCAAATGCGTGTTCTGTCGGACCGAGAAATCTATCAGCTCGAAATGGAGAAGGTATTTGGAAAGACTTGGCTGATGCTTGGACACGAGTCTGAGATTCCAAACCCAGGCGATTTCATGGTTCGCGACATGGGTGAGGACTCAGTGATCGTGACGCGGGACAAAAGCGGCGAAGTTCATGTTCTTCTGAACGTATGTCCTCATCGGGGCATGAGAGTGGCGCTCACTGATTGCGGTAACAGCCAGATCCACAAATGTATTTACCATGGTTGGGCGTTTCGTCCGAATGGTGACTTTATTGGTGCGCCCGTCGAAAAGGAAAAAATGCATGGTTCGATGCTTGAAAAGTCTGAGCTCGGACTGAAGCGTGCACGATGCACTCTATATGGTGGTCTCATCTTCGCTACATGGAATATCGAGGGGCCTTCTTTCGACGAATTCCTCGGCGATGCGAAGTGGTACTACGATATGCTTTTCCTTCGCAGCGATAAAGGCATGGAAGTTTTGGGGCCTCCCCAGCGGTTCATCGTTAATGCCAACTGGAAAACAGCGGGAGAGCAGTCGGCGGCCGATGGTTTTCATACGTTGACGCTCCATCGCTGGCTTGGCGAGATCGGCAACTACTCCAAGAAGGGCGAAGGTGAAGGTGACGGCGCAGATCTGAGCCCTGAGATGTATGGTGTAGAAGTTAGCTCACCCCATGGGCATGCGCTCCGTTGCATTGACCTGGCGCGAAAGATTCGCCGGATTACTGGCCTTGATCCTGAAAAACTCTCTGTCGAGGAGAAGCTCGAAGCCCTCCCGCCTGCGGGCATGACAGTAGAGATGGTCGATCAGCTGAAACGTAATCTCTCGGAGGACCAGCTTAAGGTTCTTACCTCCATGCCGCCGCAAGTTGGAGGCATGTTTCCAAACATTCTGTTTGGGTTCGTCTATATCCCGCAGCCAGACGGCTCTGTCGTGGGTTCGATGACGATGCACACCTATATTCCGCGTGGTCCCGATAAGCTCGAGTTCTGTAACTGGATTTTCGCCGAGAAAGACGCTCCGCCCGAACTTCGACAGAAAATGTTGGAACAGACTGTTCAACTGTTTGGCACCTCTGGAATGGTAGAGCAGGATGACTCTGATACGTGGCCTCATATGACGCTCTCTGCGAAAGGTGCTATGGGCAAACATATCACTATGAAGTATCAAGCGGTCTATGAAACCGGAGCGCCTGAGGGATGGCCGGGCCCCGGGATTGTCAATGAAGGGTTTACCAAAGATGACACCCAGTGGCACTGGTGGCTCTATTGGAATGAACTCATGAACGCTGATTAATACTAATTGTTGATTACAATAAACGAGGCCTGTGATGGATACAGTTCAGCAAAAACAAGCCGATTCAAACGAAAAAGCCTACATTCCGATTGGCTCAGAGGCATACAACGAGATCGTTACGTTCCTATACGAAGAGGCGATGTTGCTCGACAATCTTCGCCTTCAGGAATGGGGCGAAAGGCTCGCGACAGACTTGGTTTACACGGCACCTCTTCGTCATACTCGTTGGGGCGTAGACCACGAGAAAAGCTATATTCGAACGGTTCAACACTTTCATGATAACTACCGCTCTATACTAGGTAGGATCATGCGGTTAACGGGGAAAAGTGCTTGGGCAGAAGATCCCCCCAGCAGGACGCGCCGGCTAATAACGAATGTTCTTGTTCAGCAGGGCGCTTCAGAGAATGAGTATACTGTAACTAGCTATCTAATGATGACCCGGAGTCGTTTTAGCGACGAACACGTTGATGTGATCAGCTGTGAACGTAGGGATGTTATTCGACGTGAAGATAGCGGTGAGCTTAAGCTGGCTCGTCGTGAGGCGCTTCTTGATCAATCCGTTTTAGGAACACCCAACCTGGCGGTTTTCCTCTAATTCACAATCTTGTTTGTACCCTTTTTAGCCTGCCCTCGCGGCGGGCTTTTTTCGTCGACTCTCCTGGGAATGTGAGTCAGAGTACTGAGGGTAGATATCTCAAGTTTCCCAGGAGCCAAATTGTACGATATCGGCTTAGCTCCAATTCTGTGGAGATCAATTACCTTGCAGCCAATCTTGATCCTGAAGACAAAGCTTCTCTGGTGAGTTCGTAAAATCCAGTGTTGACCCTTTGACTCTGATTGCTTGCGCGGCCCTTACCGGTTGTTGGCTGAAGCAGACTCCCGTCGGTCTTGCGTGGTCTTGTAAGTCCAGGTCATGCTCACGGCCACGAGAAATAATCACACTTCGACGAAGTATCAGGGCTGCTTCAGACATTTCCGGATTCAGGTTTTTGATCGCCCAGCTCGCCATGCCATGGGTCAGGTCGACGCCTTCAAAGAGAGAAGGTTTCAGGATTATCGTTCCTTCAACTTCCCATTCCAGATACGGCTTACCGTTCCGCATTAGTGTAGCGGTTGTTCTTCCGGCGTTGCGCATAGGAACGGTGATATCGTAAATGAGCCTTGAGTCTCGTCGACTCGCTGCAGCTATTGCCAGGCCAGCAAGATCCAGCATGTGAGTGCATTGATGGCGAGGGTCAGTATGGCGAGTTACGCTATGAGCAATCTCTGTTAACGACATTCCTTCAAGCGATTTGAGTGGATCGGCAGCAGCAGGACACGCTGAATATGGGTAGCGATCTCCAAAACCCTGCACCCGGGTAACTGTCCCGTTGAGATAGTTCAGTCCTACCCGGAAATGATGGAAATCATCTTCGAGAGAGGCCCTGATCTCATTTCCACTGACTGAGTTAATCTCTATTCTGCGTCTGAAAATCATTGAACATCCCCTGCCTAACGAAATGGGTTTGGGCTGGATGGCAACCCAAATATATAATAACATGAACACTAACAAAAAAAGTGTTCACAAATAGGCGGAAATTATGAATCTTCTTGAGAATAAAGTGGCTCTGATTA from Marinobacter adhaerens HP15 encodes the following:
- a CDS encoding SDR family NAD(P)-dependent oxidoreductase produces the protein MNRQLDGKTVIVTGAFGVLGRALSSVLKDRGARVAGLDLSACPSDLQAEENFLPIGGVNLTEESSAKDALASVAEKFQRIDCIVNVAGGFAWETFEQGSLDTWDVQYQMNLRTAVVATHSALPYLLSSGNARVVNVSALAALKAGLGVSAYAAAKAGVARFTESLAEELKHRNVTVNAVMPSIIDTPNNREAMADADFSTWVNPEALAGVISFLLSDEGSVITGACLPVPGRV
- a CDS encoding aromatic ring-hydroxylating dioxygenase subunit alpha; the protein is MLTRTNPVLSDGTPVSDLIYPDTREVQMRVLSDREIYQLEMEKVFGKTWLMLGHESEIPNPGDFMVRDMGEDSVIVTRDKSGEVHVLLNVCPHRGMRVALTDCGNSQIHKCIYHGWAFRPNGDFIGAPVEKEKMHGSMLEKSELGLKRARCTLYGGLIFATWNIEGPSFDEFLGDAKWYYDMLFLRSDKGMEVLGPPQRFIVNANWKTAGEQSAADGFHTLTLHRWLGEIGNYSKKGEGEGDGADLSPEMYGVEVSSPHGHALRCIDLARKIRRITGLDPEKLSVEEKLEALPPAGMTVEMVDQLKRNLSEDQLKVLTSMPPQVGGMFPNILFGFVYIPQPDGSVVGSMTMHTYIPRGPDKLEFCNWIFAEKDAPPELRQKMLEQTVQLFGTSGMVEQDDSDTWPHMTLSAKGAMGKHITMKYQAVYETGAPEGWPGPGIVNEGFTKDDTQWHWWLYWNELMNAD
- a CDS encoding aromatic-ring-hydroxylating dioxygenase subunit beta, whose translation is MDTVQQKQADSNEKAYIPIGSEAYNEIVTFLYEEAMLLDNLRLQEWGERLATDLVYTAPLRHTRWGVDHEKSYIRTVQHFHDNYRSILGRIMRLTGKSAWAEDPPSRTRRLITNVLVQQGASENEYTVTSYLMMTRSRFSDEHVDVISCERRDVIRREDSGELKLARREALLDQSVLGTPNLAVFL
- a CDS encoding Zn-ribbon domain-containing OB-fold protein, giving the protein MPRKLPALNDDNCAFWQGGKSNALLIHYCHSCTQFFHPPGSVCPNCVSKDVYPRRVSGRGKIASFTINRQPWTPELNEPFVIAIVELEEQPGLRFVTNIEDVDVDEVFIGMPVRVRFRQEDDVWLPLFTKE
- a CDS encoding DUF2889 domain-containing protein, with the translated sequence MIFRRRIEINSVSGNEIRASLEDDFHHFRVGLNYLNGTVTRVQGFGDRYPYSACPAAADPLKSLEGMSLTEIAHSVTRHTDPRHQCTHMLDLAGLAIAAASRRDSRLIYDITVPMRNAGRTTATLMRNGKPYLEWEVEGTIILKPSLFEGVDLTHGMASWAIKNLNPEMSEAALILRRSVIISRGREHDLDLQDHARPTGVCFSQQPVRAAQAIRVKGSTLDFTNSPEKLCLQDQDWLQGN
- a CDS encoding IclR family transcriptional regulator: MASEITSEITAKTSKTTPVTVKPVVNAIRILRFLSESSVPERAVDIARKLDINPSTCFNILRTLVNEDMVEFSPMSKRYSAGLGLARLVEQFVTQGQKVQLAKPLLEAFASSSRVTVTLWRRMGSDRIVIVSSAACPTDVRIDMTEGQRLPILMGASGRLFASQLSLESEEVRTMFEKIRWGMPLSFDEYCAQVTEASKRGWAVDDGYFSIGILAVAAPVYSSSGTIDFTVSAVMFRGQKNDKEIAELGESLCNLARELENVLF
- a CDS encoding VOC family protein, whose translation is MDIIGIGYLGFECTDLEAWRSYGPEVMGFGIGNNPDNDPDSLYLRMDDRRFRLAFHPGEIDRLAYIGWEAKGRLEYMAALKKFRDEGIEFQIGDEELCQKRGVKELIRFFDPVGFRHELFYGQKWTPQSFVPGRRHGGYLAGKRGLGHIVLMTPEYNRELEHFLINIMGFRWYGSGAGKGKTGFFRSKLNDYTSHDIAYGHAPGRMGVHHIGVFVNSIRDVGETYDIVKEKELQLLMTLGQHSQDPHVSFYHYNPSGFAFECIGEIEPWHDDGFELNPEVMSVWGHEMVGPMLGSFIKTPEEVRDPDFKPSNQ
- a CDS encoding fumarylacetoacetate hydrolase family protein, with protein sequence MRLVTFVGESGIEKAGALIDGGQAVLDLQRAYTLTRGGELQALSSVLALAEAGKPEQDLARSLVEKAPFDAVTSRSVVRLRAPIQPPPQMRDFSCFELHLRQSFAAARRARALRTPDPEATLKAMNTSADDRVIEVFNRQPIYYKCNRFAVIGADDHFEWPSFSKALDFELEFGCYIGKPGKDISRDAAREHIFGYTIFNDISARDMQSKEMGGMLGPAKGKDFDTANVMGPCLVTADELEDPYNLEMIARVNGEEWGRGNTRDMRWKFEDVITHVSQSETLHSGEFLGSGTVGNGCGLEQLRYLQRGDVVELEVEKLGILRTQVGTAD
- a CDS encoding fumarylacetoacetate hydrolase family protein; translation: MRIGRIGDLEGNVGWAALNPETGCARWILGAFSEWAVLASKGKLSEKNLSAEQLQAASFTLLAPIEPGARIFGVGLNYLEHLKKLGSEAPPHPLSYLKPDSAMVGHREDVLYPAVTEQLDYEIELVAVVARELANVQFPSSCLLGYTVGNDVSARDAGQALGRLDLFTQKAMDRTTPVGPWIETADGVGGVGQPELHLMMTVNGQVRQQGNTRDMIFSVDEILNYLDARCVLRPGDLVFTGSTSGVGLETGTFLKPGDLMEARIERIGVLSNSIAARRQLSCYRKQGALGAPGRSFESEI
- a CDS encoding thiolase family protein; the protein is MFDRLYEKDVAITGIGQSEVARPSDLSGMQLTVDACLEAISDAGLQREDIDGIACWPGDNNNGNSFSPVGPSALQNALGLKVNWFGGGYEGPGPLAGIINGAMAIATGLCRHVLVFRTITESSARRVNKGASALSNKTQGRDNSFAWQWYTPFNVLSASNLVAMYAQRHFHDYGTKPEQMAQIALNARRNAQLNPKAIYRTPMTMDDYMSSRVISSPLRLYDCDVHCDASTAIILSRKDIARDLPNSPIHIEAIGSALHQPWSWDQVSLTEGAAFDVGKMMWSRTDLKPSDVGSAQLYDGFSILTMIWLEALNLCPKGESGSFIEGGHRIALDGALPINTNGGQLSGGRTHGLGYVHEACLQLWGKAGERQTAEHDVAVTAAGGGPLGGSLLLVKD